A genomic stretch from Hemibagrus wyckioides isolate EC202008001 linkage group LG02, SWU_Hwy_1.0, whole genome shotgun sequence includes:
- the bod1l1 gene encoding biorientation of chromosomes in cell division protein 1-like 1 isoform X1 translates to MAGLPPGDPQLVAMIVNHLKTQGLFDQFRRDCLADVDTKPAYLHLRQRVDNFVSNHLSNHTWSPQLNKNQLRNSIRQLVLQSGLLEQGVDRIVAQVVDPKVQHTFRPQVERVVRQFLSPGNHLEEEEPVHGLAQVLENQEAQMSSPAITSALTSDSAPGQSQDPSFTKLHDGGEEDMSLVEEDENESERTKEEEEQEEKLVGDEDEISKEEKEEESQKEMEMEVDQQIEEPEEVKKEEEEDVQEEEEEEKEKKGEDGKDKKGSGKNREESSTDKLHIQQKARERLKEEYSLEDSDLEGLSDITVSSVHTSDLSSFDDESDDEEPPSESTEEGEISSEDEKVQKKATGEESDENKEKKPRGSRQGYIHKPFLYSRYYSDSDDEVTVEQRRRSAAKDKEERLLKRQQNRERLEEKRRQKAAQAELQVEKEKQEVQRPQAKEARKEKKVLEKKVALSRKRKRDSRKEEDSGSKKKSDGDPESMKKDDATKSKTIPQKPVKKLSEEEQRRRKSFSEDSSEPRKILDKNRTHSFILELELGTEEALRQRGSGKNERHARREKERKESDERARYKQKPEGKKGGEAVAEEKEGVGVKGTVDDKVEKKGSKVKGDKKSSAPAREGRLSVTEGSAPEEGTSKDSKKEKMPSETMKEKTKGEKSLSKTDSKQQHRLDSTEERSEGDSDFSRKKDKQAKDILKRSKSHPEVKSLEKVKVRQDGGAGSKDKSSTSEASKHSSETKMKNSEAGPKVKSVSEKTRSKSRDDLKPQSPLVTKTDKKVQGQEAKGKAGAASSKPEFSKEKKKEGVMKEDRRVSEERAEKGKEAKSTKKTSEKKTKEAEKKGGDNENERRVSEADDLSSSSSVPSAAAEEIQTGDEMAQVQQESLTASDLTTQQDSDSPGESHLKTPQVLESLTESHVSTPQGVDSAAESDSTNQSNSESIKRSDLTSDSQAMDTGSDLAGLQSTDLESNLTAQQSMDTESEPSTSQAIDTESDLASPQASTAKSDLASPPVCDAPTESPEELQSEPTESDHAIPPQPSVSDLTSSDSDQTSDLMNSSEPVPETTDIKANTDLALPQSSDSTPATILMVPESSDSIPESDLTVAQPSNSTESTLSQGSDVLPNPVPADSNSTSVPDDMYDALSDITPDPDDDEEAAMRLSESQPQPRPIPAEADALLSLMDVCASAAVLNTAVASDGQDAESSFRDADIKMKEAALTLLSMDPDQAISPSFIAEDAHGPEQPVESSASDLMDATRAKESPKEAANESESESSALDSEAGDKNNEALANTAIEDTMSEDMTSEINNDETESKATSDEIYANDEPAGEAAACQIHTQSLSERIHTAEGTKSETENMVQEAQAQVAEVREVEAREAEAQEVKAQVQETQAQEAQAQKIPEVQVLEAKTQEQELQVQETNAQEQEVQIQDVQTEEAEEQEAQEAQLQEIQAQEALTHEAKAQEMQESQVQETRAQEVQAQEKQGPEEQERQVQKAQLEEAEAQEAHAPDAQTQEENAPDAQKQEENVPHAQTQEENVSDAQTQEENAPDAQTQEENAPDAQKQEENVPDAQTQEENVSDAQTQEENAPDAQTQEENAPDAQTQEENAPDAQTPEENAPDAQTPEENAPEAQTQEENAPDAQMQVASVQELQSQEAQTQPARRGRRPKLVKQTSSASKSDGQEEDRSDVSEVDDRQEGRVTRKGRWSNQRAASTNETASKAQTSQKAKDTEANKQSQKNSEDEEVEEGSRTTQQRSSKVPDASQKETSSKREEAEPTEEEVEQKEVRKGRRSGAQAATVAKPALRRKRPDQAEDPVGKELAAEEKEEEPAKRARQDSGSVTEEEEEGKEDKDTESSKEKAEEEEPMRKTRRRGRSSKTTANVDDSAALEKREGGTETGEEDEKQEEEETKIRATTRSASRLEAEKNKPSKPSTRAVSKLSGKEESSPNTRSSRSQSAAAIKGRKGESGSPTPRTRAGHKAEEPPSKRTKR, encoded by the exons ATGGCCGGTCTACCTCCGGGTGACCCTCAGCTGGTCGCCATGATcgtaaatcatttaaaaacacagGGACTTTTTGACCAATTCAGGAGAGACTGCTTGGCTGATGTCGATACAAAG CCTGCGTACCTGCACCTGAGACAACGGGTGGACAACTTTGTGTCTAATCACCTGTCTAACCACACCTGGAGTCCTCAACTCAACAAGAACCAGCTGAGGAACAGCATCAGGCAACTCGTGCTGCA GTCAGGCTTGCTGGAGCAGGGAGTAGATCGGATTGTCGCGCAGGTCGTCGACCCCAAAGTTCAGCACACCTTTCGGCCGCAGGTGGAACGCGTCGTCCGTCAGTTCCTGTCTCCCGGCAACCacctggaggaggaggagcctgTGCATGGGCTTGCACAGGTGCTGGAAAACCAGGAAGCTCAGATGTCGTCTCCAG CGATCACCTCGGCTCTAACCTCAGACTCCGCCCCCGGTCAGAGCCAAGATCCCTCCTTTACAAAGCTGCATGACGGAGGAGAAGAAGACATGAGCCTGGTAGAGGAGGATGAAAATGAATCTGAGAGAACaaaagaggaggaagagcaggAAGAGAAGCTCGTAGGAGATGAGGATGAGATTAgcaaggaggagaaggaggaggagagccaGAAAGAGATGGAAATGGAGGTGGATCAGCAGATAGAGGAGCCTGAGGAGGtgaagaaagaggaggaggaagatgtgcaggaggaggaagaggaggagaaggaaaagaaaggagaggacGGGAAGGATAAGAAAGGGTCAGGGAAGAACAGGGAGGAGAGCAGCACAGACAAGCTGCACATTCAGCAGAAAGCAAGAGAACGACTGAAAGAAG AATATTCTCTTGAGGACTCAGATCTGGAGGGGTTGAGCGACATCACAGTGAGCTCAGTCCACACAAGCGACCTTTCCTCTTTCGATGACGAAAGCGATGACGAGGAACCTCCTTCAGAATCcacagaggaaggagagatcTCCTCAGAAG ATGAAAAGGTTCAGAAGAAAGCTACAGGAGAGGAATCTGACGAGAATAAGGAGAAAAAACCCAGAGGTTCGCGCCAAGGCTACATTCACAAGCCTTTCCTTTACTCCCGTTACTATAGCGACTCCGACGACGAGGTGACGGTGGAGCAGCGCCGTCGCTCTGCC gCGAAGGACAAAGAGGAAAGACTGCTGAAGCGACAACAGAACCGGGAGCGTCTTGAGGAAAAGAGAAGGCAGAAGGCAGCGCAGGCAGAGCTCCAGG TAGAAAAGGAAAAGCAGGAGGTTCAGAGACCTCAAGCGAAAGAAGCAAGGAAAGAGAAGAAGGTTCTGGAAAAGAAAGTGGCACTCAGCAGAAAGAGGAAGCGAgactcacg GAAAGAGGAAGACTCCGGCAGCAAGAAGAAGAGCGACGGAGATCCCGAATCCATGAAGAAAGAC GATGCAACAAAGTCTAAAACAATCCCTCAGAAGCCTGTTAAGAAGCTGTCCGAAGAGGAGCAGCGGAGGAGGAAGAGCTTTTCCGAGGATTCGAGCGAGCCACGCAAAATCCTCGACAAAAACCGTACGCACTCGTTCATCCTAGAGCTGGAGCTGGGAACCGAGGAGGCGCtcagacagagaggcagtgGGAAGAACGAGCGACACGCTCGCAGAGAGAAAGAACGGAAAGAGTCGGACGAGCGAGCCAGGTACAAACAGAAGCCGGAAGGTAAGAAAGGAGGAGAGGCCGTGGCAGAGGAGAAGGAAGGAGTCGGGGTGAAGGGTACAGTCGATGACAAAGTAGAGAAAAAAGGGTCGAAGGTTAAAGGAGACAAGAAGAGCTCAGCGCCAGCAAGGGAGGGAAGGCTTTCGGTGACAGAGGGATCGGCCCCAGAGGAGGGAACATCCAAGGATtcgaaaaaagaaaagatgccCTCAGAGActatgaaagaaaaaacaaaaggagAGAAGTCACTGAGCAAGACGGACTCCAAACAGCAGCATCGTCTGGATTCCACAGAGGAGAGGTCAGAGGGTGATTCTGATTTCAGCAGGAAGAAAGACAAGCAAGCGAAAGATATTTTGAAAAGGTCAAAAAGTCACCCAGAGGTTAAATCTCTCGAGAAGGTCAAGGTCAGGCAAGATGGTGGTGCTGGTAGTAAAGATAAGAGCTCCACCTCTGAGGCTTCCAAACATAGCTCAGAGACAAAGATGAAGAATTCAGAAGCAGGTCCAAAGGTCAAATCTGTGTCAGAAAAAACGAGATCCAAGTCCAGAGACGACTTGAAACCTCAGAGTCCGTTAGTGACCAAGACAGACAAGAAAGTCCAAGGTCAAGAAGCCAAGGGTAAAGCAGGAGCGGCGTCTAGCAAGCCGGAGTTCTccaaggagaagaaaaaggagggAGTGATGAAGGAGGACAGGAGAGTCTCAGAAGAGCGTGCTGAGAAAGGCAAGGAGGCGAAGAGCACAAAGAAAACGAGTGAGAAGAAGACAAAAGAGGCAGAGAAGAAGGGAGGAGACAACGAGAACGAAAGAAGAGTCTCAGAAGCTGATGATCTATCTTCAAGTTCCTCGGTTCCATCAGCAGCTGCCGAAGAGATACAAACCGGAGATGAAATGGCTCAAGTGCAACAAGAGTCCCTCACAGCATCTGACCTCACAACTCAACAAGACTCGGATTCTCCTGGTGAATCACATCTCAAAACCCCACAGGTCTTGGAGTCCCTTACAGAGTCTCATGTCTCAACCCCACAGGGTGTCGATTCTGCTGCAGAGTCTGATTCCACAAACCAATCCAACTCGGAGTCTATTAAAAGGTCTGATCTTACTTCAGACTCACAAGCCATGGATACTGGGTCTGATCTCGCAGGCTTACAATCCACAGACTTGGAGTCTAATCTTACAGCCCAACAAAGCATGGATACGGAATCTGAACCTTCAACATCACAAGCCATAGATACAGAGTCTGATCTTGCGTCTCCACAAGCCAGTACTGCAAAATCTGATCTCGCATCACCGCCTGTCTGTGACGCACCCACAGAGTCTCCTGAAGAATTACAAAGTGAACCTACAGAGTCTGATCATGCAATTCCACCACAACCCTCAGTTTCTGATCTTACATCTTCTGATTCTGATCAGACGTCTGATCTCATGAACTCCTCAGAGCCTGTTCCTGAAACGACAGACATAAAAGCAAACACTGACCTCGCGCTCCCTCAGTCTTCAGACTCCACTCCAGCGACCATTCTCATGGTCCCCGAGTCCTCAGACTCCATCCCAGAGTCCGATCTCACAGTTGCCCAGCCCTCAAACTCAACTGAATCGACACTCTCTCAGGGTTCAGACGTGCTTCCTAATCCGGTTCCTGCCGATTCTAACAGCACCTCCGTCCCAGACGACATGTATGATGCCCTGAGTGACATCACACCGGATCCTGACGACGACGAAGAGGCCGCCATGAGACTGTCCGAGAGCCAGCCTCAGCCCCGTCCCATTCCTGCAGAGGCAGACGCCCTCCTGTCCTTGATGGATGTCTGTGCGTCTGCAGCTGTACTTAACACCGCTGTTGCGTCTGATGGACAGGACGCTGAGAGTTCGTTCCGGGATGCGGATATCAAGATGAAGGAAGCGGCGCTCACTTTACTCTCCATGGATCCCGATCAGGCAATTTCGCCAAGTTTTATTGCTGAAGACGCTCATGGTCCTGAGCAGCCTGTGGAGTCTTCAGCATCGGATCTGATGGATGCGACGCGTGCGAAAGAATCACCGAAAGAAGCCGCAAATGAGTCTGAAAGCGAATCTTCTGCACTTGACTCAGAGGCAGGAGACAAAAACAATGAAG ctTTAGCTAACACAGCCATTGAAGACACAATGTCAGAGGACATGACATCCGAG ATCAACAACGATGAAACTGAATCAAAAGCAACGTCTGATGAAATTTATGCTAATGATGAACCAGCAGGAGAAGCCG CTGCCTGCcaaatacatacacagagtCTGAGTGAACGCATACACACAGCTGAGGGCACAAAG AGTGAAACAGAGAACATGGTGCAAGAGGCCCAGGCACAAGTGGCGGAGGTCCGGGAAGTGGAGGCTCGGGAAGCAGAGGCTCAGGAGGTAAAGGCACAGGTGCAGGAGACACAGGCGCAGGAGGCACAGGCGCAGAAGATACCGGAGGTTCAAGTACTGGAGGCAAAAACGCAAGAGCAGGAGCTCCAGGTGCAGGAGACAAATGCACAAGAGCAGGAGGTACAGATCCAGGACGTGCAGACCGAAGAGGCAGAGGAGCAGGAGGCACAGGAAGCACAACTTCAGGAGATACAGGCACAGGAAGCTCTGACTCATGAGGCAAAGGCACAGGAAATGCAGGAGTCCCAGGTGCAGGAGACACGGGCACAGGAAGTGCAAGCTCAGGAGAAGCAGGGTCCAGAGGAACAGGAGAGACAAGTGCAGAAAGCCCAGCTGGAGGAGGCTGAGGCTCAAGAAGCACATGCACCAGATGCCCAGACGCAGGAGGAAAATGCACCAGATGCCCAGAAGCAGGAGGAAAATGTACCACATGCCCAGACGCAGGAGGAAAATGTATCAGATGCCCAGACGCAGGAGGAAAATGCACCAGATGCCCAGACGCAGGAGGAAAATGCACCAGATGCCCAGAAGCAGGAGGAAAATGTACCAGATGCCCAGACGCAGGAGGAAAATGTATCAGATGCCCAGACGCAGGAGGAAAATGCACCAGATGCCCAGACGCAGGAGGAAAATGCACCAGATGCCCAGACGCAGGAGGAAAATGCACCAGATGCCCAGACACCGGAGGAAAATGCACCAGATGCCCAGACACCGGAGGAAAATGCACCAGAAGCCCAGACGCAGGAGGAAAATGCACCAGATGCCCAGATGCAGGTGGCAAGTGTGCAGGAATTGCAATCCCAGGAGGCACAGACGCAGCCAGCACGGAGAGGTCGACGTCCTAAATTGGTTAAACAAACCA GTAGTGCGTCAAAGTCAGATGGACAAGAAGAGGACAGATCCGATGTGTCAGAAGTG GATGATCGTCAAGAAGGCAGAGTGACCCGTAAAGGACGATGGTCCAATCAGAGAGCAGCGTCCACCAATGAAACTG CATCCAAAGCTCAAACCAGTCAGAAGGCCAAAGACACGGAGGCTAACAAACAGTCACAGAAAAAT agtgaggatgaggaggttGAAGAAGGAAGCAGAACAACACAGCAAAGATCATCTAAGGTCCCAGATGCTTCACAGAAAGAAACtt CGTCAAAGCGTGAAGAGGCGGAGCCGACAGAAGAGGAAGTGGAGCAAAAAGAG gtgcgtAAAGGAAGGCGTTCTGGAGCTCAGGCGGCCACCGTGG CAAAACCAGCACTGAGGAGAAAGAGGCCTGACCAGGCAGAGGATCCTGTGGGAaaa GAACTTGCAGCtgaggagaaagaagaggagcCTGCGAAGAGAGCACGACAAGATAGTG GGAGTGTGAccgaggaagaagaggaaggaaaagaggataaagacacagagagctCTAAAGAGAAGGCT GAGGAAGAGGAACCCATGAGAAAGACTCGACGTCGAGGCAGATCCTCAAAAACCACTGCTAACGTGGATGACTCGG cagccctagagaagagagagggaggaacagAGACCGGAGAAGAGGACGAAaaacaggaagaggaggaaacCAAAATTAGGGCCACAACACGTTCTGCGTCTCGGCTGGAGGCTGAGAA AAATAAGCCAAGTAAGCCATCAACCAGAGCAGTGAGCAAACTGAGTGGGAAAGAAGAGAGCTCTCCAAACACACG TTCGTCTCGCTCTCAGAGTGCTGCTGCAATAAAGGGCCGTAAGGGCGAGTCAGGTTCTCCGACACCTCGGACCCGCGCCGGCCACAAAGCCGAGGAGCCACCCTCGAAGAGAACCAAACGatga